In Dyadobacter sp. NIV53, a single window of DNA contains:
- a CDS encoding AraC family transcriptional regulator has product MDLKYYPTMSNGWVMQSLSLIKTFYPHFQIDPESHIIKLPEEIGKSVGFFYELIPGNLTVGFEESHLTQRVTQEIMALPFNDMYVLRFNDSEQNNSIIVGNNQKVFSGNGLRTCLFSSTTTTVTLIHEPNHSFRSMHVSISRAYLMQLIHQLDLPKKSKWWKRLKDNESFCNLFDLLLSDFLLEDSFGEKSYKIQDNGSVNTHLLLLNIQRLLVLFLERIFRTEIQEVRTINRVDYSKIQSVTEMIRLELHKKYGLVELAERCDMSLSKFKRIFKMVTKKSLSDYYYQIRMEDAAKQLAEEISDNMIEIAYNLGYKDQSQFSKAFKEYFGYPPSLHVKNMIE; this is encoded by the coding sequence ATGGACCTGAAATATTATCCAACGATGAGTAACGGGTGGGTTATGCAGTCATTGTCTTTAATAAAAACTTTTTATCCTCATTTTCAGATTGATCCGGAATCCCATATTATTAAACTTCCGGAGGAAATTGGGAAATCAGTTGGTTTTTTTTATGAATTGATTCCAGGAAATCTCACAGTAGGCTTTGAGGAATCCCATTTAACACAAAGAGTTACACAGGAAATAATGGCCTTGCCTTTTAATGACATGTATGTGCTCCGGTTTAATGATTCGGAACAAAATAACTCGATTATTGTCGGTAACAATCAAAAAGTTTTTAGCGGGAATGGCCTTCGGACCTGTTTGTTTTCTTCTACTACAACAACGGTAACCCTTATCCATGAGCCCAATCATAGTTTCAGAAGTATGCATGTGAGTATTTCTAGAGCTTATCTTATGCAGCTGATACATCAGCTCGATTTACCAAAAAAATCAAAGTGGTGGAAGCGGTTGAAAGACAATGAAAGTTTCTGTAATCTTTTTGATCTGCTGCTTTCTGATTTCCTTCTGGAAGATTCATTTGGTGAAAAAAGTTATAAAATCCAGGACAACGGCAGTGTGAACACGCATCTCCTGCTGCTTAATATACAGCGGCTGCTTGTGCTTTTTCTCGAAAGGATTTTCAGGACAGAGATACAGGAAGTGAGAACGATCAACCGGGTCGATTACAGTAAGATCCAAAGTGTTACCGAAATGATACGCCTCGAATTGCATAAAAAATATGGCCTGGTCGAACTTGCAGAAAGATGTGACATGAGCCTTTCAAAATTCAAAAGGATATTTAAAATGGTGACTAAAAAATCACTTTCCGATTATTATTACCAGATCAGGATGGAAGATGCAGCGAAACAGCTGGCGGAAGAAATTTCAGACAATATGATTGAAATTGCATATAATCTGGGTTATAAGGACCAGTCTCAATTCAGCAAGGCGTTTAAGGAATATTTTGGTTATCCGCCCTCACTTCATGTAAAAAATATGATTGAGTGA
- a CDS encoding molybdopterin cofactor-binding domain-containing protein: MDTKSLSRRKFLKVSGMTGTILSLGFYWPANASEAEIIKAAEAENFGVEMNSWVHIDTSGKVTIFSHRAEMGQGAYQAIPQIVAEELEVNLNEINVVFAKGDNKKYGNQITGGSSTVRGSYKNLLNLSATAREMLIQAAANKWGVSKTDCYAEGGHVFHKPSGKKYHYGELVEVASKLEAPKNVVLKKRSEYKLIGKPLLRLDTPLKTNGTAVFGLDKEIPGMLYAAVERNPRLRGKVKSFDDTAARKIPGVKQVMKVKMGVFSTYREGVAVVADSTWAALQGKKALKVEWDDTGFEHLSTDDIYKRQKEALQTQEGLSFKKQGDPAAIIEKAVKKIDVMYETPYQYHACMEPLNCIAHYQENKLEIWGPIQAPEWVQDFISKEMSLPRENVIVNMTFLGGGFGRKAFMDYPHEASVISKEMKAPVQVVWTREDDATQGPYRPGITYRCEGVITNGEIDAFKVKLAGQNNSHWRGGKKDVPNGSASEGFLKPYTESIKNLSIQDVPFETPIPTMWWRSVYASTNGFAYESFMDELALEAGKDPLDFRRQYLKEDRLQLLIDKMEEVSGWKKRKKGEGYGVAITECFASTVGQVVKVSKKADGGVKIDQVWAVMDCGWYVNPDTVRAQVEGAIVMAIGAATIHQVTFRDGKAVDNNFSTYQMPRITDIPPIDIHIMENDADAGGVGEPGLPAFAPALTNAIFDLTGKRIRKLPFSLATV, translated from the coding sequence ATGGACACAAAGTCATTATCCAGAAGGAAATTTCTAAAAGTATCCGGCATGACAGGAACAATCCTGTCACTGGGGTTTTATTGGCCGGCCAACGCCAGTGAAGCTGAAATTATAAAGGCGGCCGAAGCCGAAAACTTTGGCGTTGAGATGAATTCCTGGGTACATATAGATACATCCGGAAAAGTCACCATTTTCAGTCATCGTGCAGAAATGGGGCAGGGAGCTTACCAGGCTATTCCGCAGATCGTTGCAGAGGAACTTGAAGTTAACCTCAATGAAATCAATGTTGTTTTTGCAAAAGGCGACAACAAAAAATACGGCAACCAGATTACCGGAGGCAGTTCTACGGTGAGAGGTTCTTATAAGAATCTGCTGAACCTGAGCGCAACCGCACGCGAAATGCTGATCCAGGCTGCTGCCAATAAATGGGGTGTTTCCAAAACAGATTGTTATGCCGAAGGCGGGCATGTTTTTCACAAACCTTCCGGCAAAAAATATCATTATGGTGAATTAGTAGAAGTGGCATCCAAGCTGGAAGCACCCAAAAATGTGGTACTCAAAAAACGCTCGGAATACAAACTGATCGGTAAACCGCTTCTCCGTCTGGACACACCTTTGAAAACCAACGGAACTGCTGTTTTCGGCCTGGACAAGGAAATTCCGGGGATGCTGTATGCTGCTGTGGAAAGAAATCCAAGGCTGCGCGGGAAAGTAAAAAGTTTCGACGATACAGCTGCACGCAAAATTCCGGGGGTAAAACAGGTAATGAAGGTGAAGATGGGTGTATTCAGTACCTATCGCGAAGGTGTTGCGGTTGTAGCAGATTCTACCTGGGCAGCATTACAAGGCAAGAAAGCACTGAAAGTAGAGTGGGATGACACCGGTTTCGAGCATCTGAGCACCGACGATATTTACAAACGCCAGAAGGAAGCGTTACAAACGCAGGAAGGGTTGTCGTTCAAGAAACAGGGTGACCCTGCCGCAATTATTGAAAAAGCCGTGAAAAAGATTGATGTGATGTATGAAACGCCTTATCAGTATCATGCGTGTATGGAGCCGTTAAATTGCATTGCCCATTATCAGGAAAACAAGCTCGAAATATGGGGGCCGATACAGGCGCCGGAATGGGTGCAGGATTTTATCAGCAAGGAAATGTCGTTACCCCGCGAAAATGTAATCGTTAATATGACCTTTCTGGGAGGTGGCTTTGGGCGGAAAGCATTCATGGATTACCCGCATGAAGCATCTGTTATTTCAAAAGAAATGAAAGCACCGGTTCAGGTTGTCTGGACACGCGAAGACGATGCAACCCAGGGCCCTTATCGCCCGGGTATTACTTACCGATGTGAGGGGGTGATCACCAATGGAGAAATTGATGCTTTTAAGGTAAAACTGGCCGGACAAAATAACAGCCACTGGCGTGGAGGCAAAAAGGATGTTCCCAATGGCAGCGCTTCCGAGGGTTTTCTTAAACCATATACTGAAAGTATTAAAAATCTTTCTATACAGGATGTTCCTTTTGAAACACCTATTCCTACTATGTGGTGGCGTTCCGTATATGCATCTACCAACGGTTTCGCTTACGAAAGTTTTATGGATGAACTGGCGCTGGAAGCAGGAAAAGATCCGCTCGATTTCAGGAGACAATATTTGAAAGAAGACCGCCTGCAACTTTTGATCGACAAAATGGAAGAGGTGTCCGGCTGGAAAAAAAGGAAAAAAGGCGAGGGTTACGGCGTTGCGATTACAGAATGTTTTGCCAGTACAGTAGGGCAGGTTGTAAAAGTATCGAAGAAAGCGGATGGAGGTGTAAAAATTGACCAGGTCTGGGCGGTAATGGATTGTGGGTGGTATGTAAATCCGGACACAGTTCGTGCACAGGTGGAAGGTGCAATTGTAATGGCTATTGGCGCAGCAACGATTCACCAGGTAACATTCAGGGACGGTAAGGCAGTAGACAATAATTTCAGTACTTATCAAATGCCACGTATCACGGATATTCCGCCAATTGATATCCATATTATGGAAAACGATGCAGATGCCGGCGGGGTAGGAGAGCCTGGTTTACCTGCCTTTGCTCCTGCGTTAACGAATGCTATTTTTGATCTGACCGGCAAGCGTATCAGGAAATTGCCTTTTAGCCTGGCGACTGTCTAG
- a CDS encoding (2Fe-2S)-binding protein: protein MAKITLNINNKDYPLEADPQMPLLWAIRDLAGLKGTKYGCGVAQCGACVVHLNGEAVRSCVTKVSRAAGQKVVTIEGLSENNDHPVQQAWQKIDVPQCGYCHSGQIMSAAVLLREKNDPTDQDIDDAMAGNICRCGTYLRIRKAIHLAAEMKKQALKQG from the coding sequence ATGGCGAAAATAACTTTAAATATTAACAATAAGGATTATCCCTTAGAAGCTGATCCACAGATGCCTTTGCTTTGGGCAATCCGGGATTTGGCAGGGTTGAAAGGAACCAAGTACGGTTGCGGCGTAGCCCAGTGTGGTGCCTGTGTTGTCCATCTGAACGGGGAAGCTGTGCGTTCCTGTGTGACCAAAGTGAGCCGTGCCGCGGGGCAAAAGGTTGTCACGATCGAAGGTTTGTCGGAAAATAATGATCACCCTGTGCAGCAGGCATGGCAAAAAATTGATGTGCCCCAATGCGGGTATTGCCATTCCGGCCAGATCATGTCTGCCGCAGTGTTGCTTCGCGAAAAAAATGATCCAACCGATCAGGATATCGACGATGCCATGGCTGGCAACATTTGCCGCTGCGGTACCTATTTACGCATCCGTAAAGCCATTCACCTGGCTGCGGAAATGAAGAAACAGGCACTCAAACAAGGATAG
- a CDS encoding T9SS type A sorting domain-containing protein translates to MISIKTILLNHKQYNRLDQFKKFAPAFALLITIFLSNSTEASAQYFQRIYANSAPSADISATVVLANVSNRADALAPSGDVEDASTLSVTLGAFGLVDASQNIRFTGDDLPAAGTPVTLKIETGGSLVDLAGAIEIQATQNGVAAGTVISDSKLLGLVGGGVLSSGKNVYEVTFIPKNSSLENVVYNGVKLKLTTALGVAVSAKFYHAYFLKSVSEPVACDAPVDVLYGVDGSIVNLIAGVSNPYTLIKSSGTTTQLNTGVSVEGNIAETVVFSGAGAGDVEVVVSIPPTVLALTVLNNISITAMNGQTAVGSENLETLIGLDLLGLFQSGEQVTLRFPATGAFDRVSIATTGLVGALASLKIHSVKRILPAPLVATSDYTIYVGESASLVATSLNATDVLTWYDASNTLVGTGSPLSVSPVVTTAYTVEARLSGSCSQKSARAIANVIVEKAPLPVTLTAFKVSKEGQTALITWNTTAETNSDYFEIQRSISGKTWDVIGTVTANGESKDLKSYFFTDKTPVSGSNLYRLKMVDRDQTFAFSAIKNVEFERSLLVLFPNPTVNKFTFNPEDMSTFSRIRVSSASGKILYDQSKQNQSELSASVNMEQYPDGIYIVNIFRTDGTVTAHKIIKR, encoded by the coding sequence ATGATATCTATTAAAACTATTTTACTCAACCATAAACAATATAACAGGTTAGATCAATTTAAGAAGTTTGCACCTGCATTTGCGTTGCTGATTACAATTTTCTTATCAAATTCTACCGAGGCGTCAGCACAATATTTTCAAAGAATTTATGCCAATTCTGCTCCTTCGGCAGATATTTCAGCTACTGTTGTTTTGGCAAATGTTTCCAACAGGGCCGATGCTTTGGCTCCATCCGGTGACGTTGAGGACGCATCAACGCTTTCGGTTACTTTGGGCGCATTCGGACTCGTAGATGCCTCTCAAAATATTCGTTTTACAGGTGACGATCTGCCTGCTGCCGGAACGCCGGTGACATTAAAAATTGAAACAGGAGGAAGCCTGGTGGATCTTGCAGGCGCGATCGAAATTCAGGCGACACAAAATGGAGTGGCAGCTGGTACTGTAATTTCCGATTCCAAACTGCTGGGCCTTGTAGGCGGAGGTGTGCTTTCCAGCGGGAAAAACGTTTACGAGGTTACATTCATTCCAAAAAACAGTTCTTTGGAAAATGTTGTGTACAATGGTGTAAAATTAAAATTGACAACTGCGCTGGGAGTAGCTGTCTCGGCAAAATTCTATCATGCTTATTTTTTGAAGTCAGTTTCTGAACCGGTTGCCTGTGACGCTCCGGTAGACGTACTGTATGGCGTAGATGGATCTATTGTCAACCTGATAGCTGGTGTCAGCAATCCATATACTTTGATAAAGAGTTCCGGCACAACGACTCAGCTTAATACAGGCGTTTCGGTAGAAGGAAATATCGCCGAAACGGTTGTGTTTTCCGGAGCCGGAGCCGGTGATGTTGAAGTAGTAGTTTCTATTCCACCGACAGTTCTGGCACTTACGGTTCTGAATAATATTAGCATTACAGCCATGAATGGACAAACTGCTGTGGGTTCAGAAAACCTTGAAACGTTAATTGGTTTGGATTTGCTTGGTTTGTTCCAGTCCGGCGAACAGGTCACGCTGCGGTTTCCGGCAACTGGTGCTTTCGACCGCGTTTCCATCGCTACAACTGGATTGGTAGGAGCGCTGGCATCGCTAAAAATTCATAGTGTTAAACGGATTTTACCTGCACCGTTGGTGGCTACCTCAGATTATACTATTTACGTGGGTGAATCCGCCTCCCTAGTCGCAACTTCCCTGAACGCAACTGATGTTTTGACCTGGTATGATGCTTCCAATACTTTGGTTGGAACAGGTTCGCCATTGTCAGTCTCACCTGTTGTCACTACCGCATACACCGTAGAAGCCAGATTATCAGGTTCGTGCTCACAAAAATCCGCACGTGCAATTGCTAATGTGATCGTCGAGAAGGCTCCGCTTCCCGTAACTTTAACGGCATTTAAAGTTTCGAAAGAAGGCCAGACAGCTTTGATCACCTGGAACACAACTGCCGAAACCAACAGCGATTATTTTGAAATACAAAGAAGTATCAGTGGAAAAACCTGGGATGTAATAGGAACTGTAACAGCAAATGGTGAAAGTAAAGATTTGAAATCGTATTTCTTTACGGATAAAACACCTGTCAGTGGTTCGAATCTTTACCGCTTAAAAATGGTCGATCGGGATCAGACATTTGCATTTAGCGCGATTAAAAATGTTGAATTTGAGAGATCGTTGCTCGTATTATTTCCTAACCCAACCGTTAATAAATTCACTTTTAATCCGGAAGATATGAGCACCTTTTCCAGGATTCGTGTGAGTTCGGCTTCCGGGAAAATACTGTATGATCAATCGAAACAAAACCAGTCGGAATTGAGCGCCTCTGTTAATATGGAACAATATCCGGATGGTATTTATATTGTAAATATCTTTAGAACTGACGGAACGGTAACCGCTCATAAAATTATCAAACGATAA